A stretch of the Fusarium musae strain F31 chromosome 2, whole genome shotgun sequence genome encodes the following:
- a CDS encoding hypothetical protein (EggNog:ENOG41~MEROPS:MER0030934), with protein MSRLQHPTLGTIEGLASGNVTQFLGIKYASLDHRFGTPKLYNGQASSGLVNAKSVGPAAIGIPNGCQLEHGLIQHSLPIPDFPPESDTECLNLSVTVPCDRVRAGKKLPVFVFIHGGGLAFGSGTWPQYDQAKIVRRSVELQLPIIGVVINYRTNIFGFLTSEELRKAGFKANNGLRDQKVAFEWVRAHIEGFGGDPDQVTAIGQSAGGVSLDAYEQFYQEFCKAQGFGDISGEERIRAIEDRDSLELLLKTPPSVPSLPALDHDLLKEEISFEKAKDWSNAQQPRLPGLEWCKEIVFGDCEYDASVFLRPLTARGSNVAQELSNSLNRAIPGKQLAIAALLDDYGISNAVDDGSACLAISHLANDLSFYLPCDVFAQFFPGTKYIYHLNEPNPWDGPFRGKAAHVVDATFLFKNFDQFLPPWTKAVAQGFGDNIIKFVAGQVPWQASLSDDRVALVYGNDARGGELRKDEPEGVGRRAALFRYEESIGFDALLEAVSEFVAGK; from the exons ATGAGCCGGCTTCAACACCCAACATTAGGTACCATCGAAGGCCTAGCCAGTGGAAATGTCACGCAATTCCTTGGTATCAAGTATGCTTCATTAGATCACAGATTTGGGACACCAAAGCTGTACAATGGCCAGGCATCCTCAGGTCTTGTTAATGCCAAATCAGTGGG ACCCGCTGCCATTGGCATTCCGAATGGCTGTCAACTCGAGCATGGCCTGATCCAGCATAGCCTACCAATCCCCGACTTCCCGCCAGAGTCAGATACTGAGTGTCTCAACCTCTCAGTCACCGTTCCATGTGATAGAGTAAGAGCAGGAAAGAAACTGCCCGTCTTTGTTTTCATTCATGGCGGTGGCTTGGCCTTTGGTTCTGGGACATGGCCGCAATATGACCAAGCCAAGATCGTTCGTCGGTCAGTCGAGTTGCAACTCCCCATAATTGGGGTGGTGATCAA TTACCGTACAAATATATTTGGTTTTCTGACTTCAGAGGAGTTACGCAAAGCAGGCTTCAAGGCCAACAATGGTCTTCGGGACCAGAAGGTCGCATTCGAGTGGGTTAGAGCGCACATTGAAGGATTTGGAGGTGATCCCGATCAAGTCACTGCTATCGGGCAGAGCGCTGGAGGAG TATCACTGGACGCTTATGAACAGTTTTATCAGGAGTTCTGCAAAGCACAAGGCTTTGGAGACATctctggagaagagagaataCGGGCCATCGAAGACCGAGACAGCCTCGAACTGCTTCTCAAAACGCCCCCTTCCGTACCTTCGCTCCCAGCATTGGACCATGACCTATTGAAAGAGGAGATCAGTTTCGAGAAAGCCAAGGACTGGTCAAATGCACAACAACCCCGACTTCCTGGACTAGAATGGTGCAAAGAAATTGTCTTTGGCGATTGTGAATATGAT GCTAGTGTGTTCTTGCGTCCCCTGACTGCACGGGGTTCGAACGTCGCGCAAGAGCTCTCGAACTCACTCAATCGTGCCATTCCAGGCAAGCAGCTAGCCATCGCCGCCTTGCTTGACGATTACGGTATATCTAATGCTGTGGATGACGGCTCAGCGTGCCTTGCAATTTCACACCTCGCCAACGACCTCTCATTCTATCTTCCCTGCGATGTATTCGCACAATTCTTCCCGGGAACAAAATACATTTATCATCTGAACGAACCCAATCCATGGGACGGCCCATTCAGAGGAAAGGCTGCGCACGTTGTGGATGCCACGTTTCTCTTCAAGAACTTTGACCAGTTCCTTCCCCCATGGACAAAGGCAGTGGCACAGGGGTTCGGTGACAATATTATCAAATTTGTCGCTGGCCAAGTGCCATGGCAGGCGAGCTTGAGCGACGATCGTGTGGCATTAGTATATGGAAATGACGCTAGAGGCGGGGAATTACGCAAGGACGAGCCGGAAGGTGTCGGTAGGCGGGCAGCCTTGTTTCGGTATGAAGAGTCCATCGGCTTTGACGCGCTTCTGGAGGCTGTCAGCGAGTTCGTGGCTGGGAAGTAG
- a CDS encoding hypothetical protein (EggNog:ENOG41) translates to MSEWSHHLAFDFISDLVCGQPMGHLSQGKDVGDIRATINRITKLVVLLGDIPTQTAFLRNPVTTFIQSRILRIKNPMEGFFQFSVDRVRDRVTGRSGVDRKDMLSHFTYAKPTMEPTVENIEREILRDVQTAFGAGSDTTSISMRAIIVYLGLHIDIYKRLQKDIDDFYTANELGALEPLTFNQTKQIPLIRAVVAEAVKLSLLSADNCCVFLPASQWTSIGFRVGIPLVLVPWQ, encoded by the exons ATGTCAGAATGGTCTCACCACCTTGCCTTCGATTTCATCTCCGACCTAGTCTGTGGCCAGCCTATGGGTCACTTGAGCCAAGGAAAGGATGTCGGTGACATCAGAGCAACCATTAACCGTATCACAAAACTAGTCGTCCTTCTCGGGGACATTCCCACACAAACTGCTTTCCTCAGAAACCCGGTCACCACCTTTATCCAAAGTCGTATTCTCAGGATCAAGAACCCAATGGAGGGTTTCTTCCAGTTTTCGGTTGACCGGGTTCGCGATCGCGTCACTGGCAGAAGTGGTGTGGATCGAAAAGACATGCTGTCACATTTCACCTACGCCAAGCCAACCATGGAACCTACCGTAGAAAATATTGAGAGGGAAATCCTGCGTGACGTACAAACTGCATT TGGAGCCGGCTCGGATACGACATCAATTTCCATGAGAGCTATCATAGTGTATCTGGGTTTGCATATCGACATATACAAACGGCTACAGAAGGACATAGACGACTTCTACACTGCTAATGAACTCGGAGCCCTCGAGCCGCTCACCTTCAACCAAACTAAGCAGATCCCTTTGATCCGAGCAGTCGTTGCTGAGGCAGTCAAATTGTCCCTGCTATCTGCGGACAATTGCTGCGTGTTTCTCCCGGCATCACAGTGGACAAGTATTGGATTCCGCGTGGGTATACCATTGGTATTAGTGCCATGGCAGTGA
- a CDS encoding hypothetical protein (EggNog:ENOG41) → MILNAGILGDSAWNYLPFTVVILAWVGFLAILVAYRILFHPLAAVPGPWPAKVTGLYRTYLYWRGTFHEDIVNLHKKYGKVVRINADEVSTVDAVSLKQIYGFGNNNARKHQFYDAFRLDLPDAFNEIDPANHALIRKRSSNAYAMSSIIAYEPYM, encoded by the coding sequence ATGATTCTCAACGCTGGGATCTTAGGCGACAGCGCCTGGAATTATCTCCCCTTTACTGTTGTCATACTGGCATGGGTTGGCTTTTTAGCTATTCTTGTCGCCTATCGAATTCTTTTCCACCCACTTGCGGCCGTTCCGGGACCTTGGCCAGCAAAGGTGACCGGACTCTACCGCACATACCTTTATTGGAGAGGTACATTCCATGAGGATATCGTAAACCTTCACAAGAAATACGGAAAGGTGGTCCGTATCAATGCCGATGAAGTTTCTACCGTCGACGCCGTTTCCCTCAAGCAGATATATGGCTTCGGAAACAACAATGCTCGGAAGCATCAGTTCTACGATGCATTTCGGCTCGACTTGCCTGACGCTTTCAATGAGATTGACCCAGCGAACCATGCTCTCATTCGAAAGCGTTCCTCAAACGCCTACGCAATGTCCTCCATCATCGCCTACGAACCTTATATGTAA
- the LEU2_1 gene encoding 3-isopropylmalate dehydrogenase (EggNog:ENOG41) gives MAAPSSTASPSQVFRILVIPGDHVGPELMKESLRVLHTVEATSHGRLKFELNHQIAGGCSIDKHGTPITDEVLRIAKEESDAVLFGSVGGPEWGTASPNPESGLLRLRQHLDAFANIRPCVFYSRSLIPLSPLKPSVVEGTKFIIVRENTGGAYFGTKVEVPDFASDSWAYSQPEIERCARVSAALAISLGKDGKGNGGPATVWSSDKANVLVSGRLWRKVTSEVFEKEFPQIELKHQLADSLSMIMVKNPKTFNGIIHTDNTFGDMLSDEAGGVVGTLGLLPSASLCGIPHGKSRCNGIYEPVHGSAPDISGKGIVNPVAGILSTAMMLRYSCNLEHEAAAIEAAVEKVLDGKDIGGLEIRSRDLGGTATTTEVGEAVCTVLERLLS, from the exons ATGGCCGCTCCAAGCTCCACCGCTTCCCCTTCACAGGTCTTCCGCATTCTTGTTATTCCCGGAGATCACGTTGGGCCAGAGCTTATGAAGGAATCCCTTCGTGTACTGCATACCGTCGAAGCCACATCCCATGGACGGCTGAAGTTCGAGCTAAACCATCAAATTGCCGGGGGGTGCAGCATTGACAAACACGGCACTCCCATCACGGATGAGGTGCTGCGGATTGCAAAGGAAGAAAGCGATGCAGTCTTGTTTGGCAGCGTCGGTGGACCGGAGTG GGGCACAGCATCACCAAACCCTGAGTCTGGGCTCCTTCGCCTCCGACAACATCTTGATGCTTTTGCAAACATCCGCCCTTGTGTGTTCTACTCACGCAGCCTGATTCCACTGTCGCCACTCAAGCCATCGGTTGTAGAGGGCACTAAATTCATTATTGTTCGCGAGAATACCGGCGGAGCTTACTTTGGCACAAAGGTCGAGGTACCGGACTTCGCAAGCGACTCGTGGGCATACAGTCAGCCAGAGATTGAGCGCTGCGCTCGTGTGTCTGCTGCGTTGGCAATCAGTCTGGGCAAAGACGGCAAGGGAAATGGAGGCCCAGCCACGGTGTGGTCCAGCGACAAAGCAAACGTCCTCGTATCAGGTCGACTCTGGAGGAAGGTGACGAGTGAAGTATTCGAGAAGGAGTTCCCCCAGATTGAGCTGAAGCATCAATTGGCCGACAGCCTATCAATGATCATGGTCAAGAACCCCAAGACGTTCAACGGTATAATACACACGGACAACACATTTGGCGATATGCTCTCGGATGAGGCGGGAGGAGTGGTCGGCACATTGGGTCTGCTTCCCAGTGCCAGTCTCTGTGGCATTCCTCACGGCAAGTCTCGCTGCAATGGCATCTACGAACCCGTTCACGGCTCAGCTCCGGATATTTCAGGCAAGGGTATCGTCAACCCAGTGGCTGGAATCCTCTCTACAGCAATGATGTTACGGTATTCGTGCAACCTCGAGCATGAAGCCGCCGCCATCGAGGCCGCTGTGGAGAAGGTCTTGGATGGGAAGGACATTGGCGGTTTGGAAATCCGCAGCCGTGATCTCGGTGGGACAGCTACTACCACAGAGGTTGGCGAGGCTGTTTGCACCGTTCTGGAGCGGCTTCTGAGCTGA